DNA sequence from the Sediminibacillus dalangtanensis genome:
CAATTTTGTATCCTACAGTTTTCGGATGCAGCCCTACAAAGAGGGGACTTGGGTCAGGGAATGGACGATTTTTTACTGGGCGTGGGCAATTGCCTGGTCGCCATTCGTGGGTGCGTTCGTAGCCAGAGTCTCCCGAGGCCGGACTATTCGCCAATTCATTTTGGGCGTGATGGTGATTCCGCCACTGATTGCCTGCTTGTGGATCGCGGCTTTTGGCGGCACAGCATTATGGCTGGATCTAAACCAGGGAACCGATATAGCAGAAGCAGTCAATGAGGATGTCGCGACTGCACTGTTTCAGTTATTCGATCACTTGCCACTCAGCCTGTTGATGTCGATTTTGTCTATCTTGTTGATTTTTACTTTTCTCATTACCTCCGCCGATTCTGCCACCTATATTCTGGGAAGTATGACGGCATACGGAAGCCTGCATCCTCCTAAATTCGCCAAGTTTGTTTGGGGATTTTTAATGGCAGCAATCGCTGCTGTCTTGTTGTTTTCCGGCGGATTGGAAGCCTTGCAGACGGCTTCACTGATAGCTGCATTGCCGTTTACAATCATCTTGCTATTACTTATTGTTGCGATTATCAAGCTGCTCAGCAAGGAACCACTTCCCGTGCGTAAGGCGGATGTCAAACGTTTTCGCCGTATCAGTAAGGAAGCGGAAAGGCGGGAGAAGCAGTAAAGATTAACTGCCGTTATGCAGCGAGACAGAAAAGAAACGGGTGCTAAAGCAGAGCGGTCAGAAGAAGCTGAACGATCAGATCCCTCTTACATTCCTCCGTTGTGCTATCAATCAAGTGCATCAACTGTTCCTTTTCATGTTTGCTCTCCTGTTATCGTCCGGTTTTGCAGAAGTTCTGTTATGTCCCAGATCTTATTGCTTCTTTATTCCTAATAAAAAACGCGGTAAGATTGGGGAAGAGGCATTTACATTACGGAAAGGATTGGGCGCAATGGAGAGAATTATCCATCAAGACAACAACATGATGTACGGAAAATACTATTTCCTGTTGTTGTTGTCTGTTCTGACCCTCAAGAAATCATCAAAATTGGAAGCATGGAAGCAGCGGGCCAAAAAAGAGCTTGAAGAGGAAAAAGAAATCACTCGTTTGTAAAAGAGAGAAATAAGAGGGGGAAACGTTTGATGAGTGAAGCATCAGCAGTGAAAAAAGTGGACAGGCCAAATACGCGGACAAGTCTGCATCACCAGTTTAAAGAACTTGGTTTGAAGGAAGGGATGGTGGTGATTGTCCATTCCTCGCTAAGTTCTCTCGGCTGGGTATGTGGTGGGTCAACTGCGGTCATTCAAGCTTTGATGGATACAGTCGGAGAAGAAGGGACGATTGTCATGCCGGCTCAGACTGCGGAAAACTCTGATCCAAGCAACTGGGAGATGCCGCCGGTACCAGAAGAATGGTGGGAGACTATCCGTGCAGAAATGCCGGCGTTCGATCCTGATGTCACACCGACGCGAGGGATGGGGAGTATTGCAGAAACGTTTCGCGGCTTTCCGGGGGTCAAAAGGAGCAATCATCCAACTTATTCATTTACTGCCTGGGGAAAGCATGCGGGAGAGATCATCCATGAACAGCCATTGACTGCAGGATTTGGCGAGGACTCACCATTGGCAAAAATCTATCAGTTGGATGGATTTAGCCTGCTGCTTGGCGTCGGTCATGACAGCAATACTTCCTTGCATCTGGCAGAACATGCCGTTCCGCACAAAAAGAAACTGGAAAAAGGGACTGCCCTGCTGGAAAAAGAGAAACGAGTCTGGAGGACCTATGAAGAAATCGATTATGACTCCGAGTTGTTTGCTGAGTTGGGCAGGGAATATGAACAAGCTCATACGGTAGCTGCTGCTAAAGTCGGAGCTGCTGAAGCGAAACTCATCAGACAGCGCCCATTGGTCGATTACGCCCGTGAGTGGTTGAAACACAAGCATTAGAAAATGGCACTACATATGAAATTCTTAGCCATCTTTTTTATTCAGAAAAGCCAAAGGGTATCCGTTCTTTGGCTTTTGTCTACCTTCTTTCACTCATCAGGGTCTATCACGGTGAACGGCCGCATCATGTCGTAATCTTCATGCTCCAGGATATGACAATGCCAGACGTAGTCGCCGTTATAGGGAGCGAATTTGGCAATGACGCGTGTGATTTGGGCAGACGGGGCGGCGATGGTGTCCTTCCAGCCGCGCTCGTTAAGAGCAGGCGCTGTTGCGGTTCCCGTATAAACAATCTTACCGTCCAGATTATAACGTTCCAGGTCAAACGGTCGTCGATCGAGTACTTGAAATTGGACAAGATGGATGTGGATCGGATGCGTAAAATTCGTGACGTTGACTAATGACCATATTTCAGTGGTCCCGAGTTCGGGCTTCTCCGTTACAGGATCGTGCCATTTCTTGTTGTCCAGTAGTAGCAGCGGCCGGTCATACTCATCCGTGGAACCGACTAATTTTAACTGACGGATAGCAGTAATATTGTTTTGTTTGAGGGAAGGAATACGGGACAAATGCCTCGGGATTTTGCTTGTATCTTTTCTGGAGAGCGGTTTTGTCACCCGGAATTGCATGATATCCCCGGTCGGATCATCTGGATCGGCATTGGCTCCAAGGTTGTTTTTTATCACCACTGTCTTGCCTTTTAGCTTGGAAAAATCCACAATTACATCGACCCTTTCGGCTGGTTCGACCCCGATTTGTTCGATCTTCACTGTATTCTTCAGCAAGCCGCCGTCAGATCCGATCTGATAAAATGGTTGACCGGAATCCAACATCAATTGATAACTTCTGGTATTCGAACCATTGAGAATACGGAAACGGTATTTACGGGGTTCTACTTCTAAAAATGGCCACACCTTTCCGTTCACCAAAATTGTATCACCCAGAAATGCTGGTACGATCGATGGATTTGGCAAATTGGCCGCCGCGTCATCAGGCTGACGTGGATAAGCCAGGGAGCCATCATTGTTAAAAGAGCGGTCTTGAATCAACAAAGGTATTTCGAATTTGCCCGCTGGCAATTGCAATGCTTTCTCCTGTTCACTACGGATGATATACATTCCAGCCAACCCGGCATAAACATTCAATCGCGTGATTCCCATAGCATGGTCATGGTACCACAAAGTAGTGGCCTGCTGGTGGTTCGGGTATTCATACACTTCTCGGCTGAACGACGGGCCGGTTTCCTTAAAACCGTTCGTGAACCATGCTTCTGGATAGCCATCACTGTCCGGTTTTGTTTCACTGCCATGCAGGTGGACTACCGTTCTCACCTGCGGTTCATTGGCGACATTGTGAACAGAACCATCAATCGGCAGGATGTGCCTGTTCGGTAAGTGATTTGTCCAGCGAACGCGAATCGGTTCATCTTGCTTTACCTCGAAGGTGGGGCCGGGAAATTGACGATTATAACCCCAAAGCCTCGTCGGCGGTAAATCTTTATGCAGTTTTTGCCGGAACTCTTCCATTCTTACTTCATAGTAAGGACCGTTCTTTGTCCTGTGGTTCGGCTGAAGAACCTTCATGATCGGCAGCCGATCCACAAATTTTTCGAGAGTCGGACTCATGGTTTCATCTCCAGTCTTGGTGCATTTACTATAGTAGATGACAGACGCACATGTTTTGGAAAGGCTGATATAACAAGCTGCCGTTTTTTGTATTAGTCGTGAAGTCATCTGACAGTGCTTGTCCATGCAGGACTATTTTGGAACATGTTACAATGGGAAAAGGAAAAACAGAGGTGAACGTAATGAACCCAACACAGATAGTGAAAAGATTGCAGGACCATGAGCCGGCTGTATTAGGGAGTGAAGAATTTGCCAAGTTTGCTGTGCTGCTTCCGCTTATCGAAAAAGAAGGGGAGTTGCAAGTGGTATTTGAAGTCCGTTCCCATACGTTGAGAAGGCAGCCCGGCGACATTTGCTTTCCGGGTGGAAAAATTGATCCTGACGATGGATCAGCAAAAGAGGCTGCCATTCGGGAAACGGTGGAAGAACTAGGAATCAAATCGGAAGAGATAACGGAAGTTCATCCCATTGATTATATGGTTTCGCCTTTTGGCATGATTGTATATCCCTTTACAGGTTTTATGGACGAAAAGGCAAACATCAGCCTCAATCCGCAGGAGGTCGAGGAAATATTCACTGTACCGCTATCCTTCTTTTTAAAAACGAAACCTGTCATTCATGACGTCAATATGCACATCGAACCAAAGGAAGACTTTCCATTCGAATTGGTAGCCGGTGGAAGGGACTATGAGTGGCGGCCGTTAAAAATGGAAGAATATTTTTACCAATATGAGGACAAAGTTATTTGGGGACTGACGGCAAGAATAATTGCTCACTTTGCATCATTGGTGAATAGCTGAGTAAGAAAGGTGTGGAAGACTGTCACATAGGCAGTCTTTTTCTTCTGCTTTTGCTCAATTTTGGGAAGAATAAAAGAAATATAAGTTGCAGGAAAAACACTACCATCTTCGTCAAAATAGGAGTATGATGAAGCAAAAAGTGTAGCTTCATGGCAATATGGAAAGGAAGTTTTATAAGTGAAACCTTCAAGAAAAGAATTCGCCATTATCGGGCTGGGCAGGTTCGGTGGAACCCTGTGCAAGGAACTGGCCGAGTCGGATATCGATGTGTTGGCAATCGATAAAAGTCCGGAACGAATTCAGGAATACGCATCTATCGCCAGCCATGTTGTGGTGATGGATGCGGTGGATGAACAGTCGCTTCAATCTGTGGGCATCAGCAATTTTGACTGTGCTGTCATCAGTTTTGGAGAGGACATTCAATCCAGTATCCTTGCTTCCCTGTTGTTAAAAGAAATGGGGATGAAGAAAGTATGGGTAAAGGCCCGGAATGAAAGTCATCAAAAGGTTTTAGAGAAAATTGGAGTCGATAAGATCATCAACCCGGAGCAAGATATGGCAAAGCGGATCGCCCATCATATTGTCTCCGATCAAATTGTCGACTATATCGAGTTATCGAAACGACATAGCATGATGGAGGTAATTGCGACAAAGAACATGGTGGGCAAAGCGATCGGAAATCTGGATATTACGAGGAAGTATTTTTGCCGCACGATTGCAATCAAAAAAGATGAAGAAACCCTCGTGATGGAACCGTCTCTTGATACGAAAATCGAGCATGGGGACATACTCATTATCATGGGAGAAAATGAACGGTTGAACCGATTGGAAGTAGGGGGGGTATAGCACCATGACAGTGTCCCATGACAAATTTCCTTGTTTTTATGCCATTTCCTCTGCATTACTTTATAGGCAGTTCAGTTAAAAAAATTATTCCTATGAAAACGGAGTCCATATATAAACGCAAACATATATGCAAGCTGAAAAAGAACAATAGAAAAAAAGCTGCTTCCTTAAGAAGCAGCTTTTTTCTATCCATTTACCTTTGCTGGTTTCTTTGTCAACGTGAAAAAGGCGGTAAAACCGATAAAGGAACTAATAAACAGAATCAATCCCATCGGCACTGCAGAAGTTTCATCCATTCCTACAAGCGGTGAAGCTACTGATCCGATTAACAGTGGAAGCAATCCCAACACTGCACTAGCGCTGCCGGCGCGATGGCCTTGATGCTCCATTGCCAGCGTAAACGAACTGGTCAAGGTCATTCCCATGGTGGTCATGTAAATGAAAATGGCAATGACCAGTAGTGTAAGCGGACCTTCGATGATACTGATGAACAAAATAATAGCTGTCGCAGTAGCGGCGGTGCAAACTGCGATTCGAAGTAAATTCCGTTCGTGGATGATGCCGCCAAAACGTCCGACAATCGAACTTCCAGACATTATCGCCAGACCGTTAATCCCGAATAATATACCAAATACTTGCGGGGAAACGCCATAGATTCCCTGGTAAACAAACGGCGTACCGGATACATAGGCAAAACTTCCTCCGTGGACAAAGCCGACAATAATCGCATAGCCGATAAACGAGCGATCTTTAAATAAGCTTCCCATCGTTTTAATGGTATTACCAATAGAACTTGGAATCCGCTTTTCTGGTGGTAAAGTCTCCTTCAACCGGAAGAATACTGTCATCACGATCAACAATCCGAGAAGGCTCAGGAAATAAAAAATCGTGTGCCAGCTGGCAAAAGGGAGCAACAGAATGGCACCGCCTGCCATCGGGGCGATCATCGGCGCGGCCGCGAGAATGACCATTAACAAGGCATAAAACTTAGTCAGTTCTCTTCCGGTAAAGACGTCCCTTACGACGGCACGGGATAGGACAACACCTGCAGAGGCAGTCATCCCCTGTAAAAAACGGGCAGCAATCAGTGTGAAAATATTAGGTGCAAATGCACAGAGTATCGATGCCAGGGCAAATAACGTGATTCCGATTAAAAGAGGCTTGCGTCTCCCGACTGCATCACTGATCGGTCCAATGATTACCTGGCCGGTAGCCAGCCCAATCAAACAGGTCGTCAAGCTAAGCTGGACAAGCGAAGCACTTGCATGTAAATCGGAAGCGATATCCGGAAAGCTGGGTAAATACATATCAATATTCAGCGGTCCCATAATGGCAAGCATTCCAAGTAATAAAGCGAGCGAAAGACGCTCTTTTCCAGTTGGATTTTGCAGCATGAATACCAAACACCTTTCATCAATCGATCAATCTTTTTCTTTAAATATCAATAGATTATAGTCTAATTCAGAAAGGCGTGGCTGTCCATTGAATCATTCTGTCTTTTTGAAATCAGGCTAAAAAACACAGGCAACTGTCGAAGGATAAACGACAGCTGCCTGTGTTTTTTCTACATTAAATCATAAACGGATTCTTCTAAATAGAGCCAGTGGTAGTACTCCACTTCCGCGTCCGTCATGTTGTTCACTTCGTTTTCGTTAAGAGATGCCAATTCGCATAAATCTTGTTCCAGATTATTCCGAAGGGCTTGGCTCATTATAAAGTCTCCTTTGTATAAGATGGTTTTGGTATTTAGATAATTTGTTCTACTTACTATATATCTCATTCTGAGATAAATAAAATATCATTTTTCGATTGATTTTCGTTGTATGATGCTAAAGTGATATTTAAAGATTATTTGAGACATTTTAAGCAGTTTACCTTTCTTATAGGAAGAGAATTAGGGAAAGAATGAACGGCCGCTTATTTTAGAGCATTTATTCTAAAAGATTCTCACTTTTTGCACAAAATGTATAAACTACGACATAGCTTGAATGCGGCTTCTTTACTTCTTACTTTTGTTGAGTTGGAGTTCGATGCTGCGAAAATACCCTGCGCTTTCCGCGGGCGGCTGGTGAACTTCCTCGAGCTGACGCTCTGCGGGATCTCACCGAGGCCTTTCCTCCCGCAGGAGTCTTCGGGTATTTTCTTCGCTAGGAACAGCTTTCTGTTTAGAAACGCGTGTACTGGACATTTTTTTATTCATGGTCATCCATGCACCGTATCATCAAAAGATTGCTAGGAAAACAAGCAGAAAGTCCAAGAACAGGAGAAAAGACGGAAACTCCAACTGTCTTTTTATGAAAAGAAGTACCTATTTCCTGACAAACGTTTTTAAGATGGCTTGTTGGTTAAGCCTACGCTTCCTTTAATCTGCATGCCACTTAGCGCAGGTAGCATGCACAGACTCCTGCGGGAACAGCACGAGCTGAAGATCCACTTGGTAAAGCGGCTTTCTTTACCAAGTTAGCTGAAGCCGTGCCCGCGGAAAGCGAAGTATGCTACCGAAGCGGTGGTTAGCACGCTTTTTGAATAGGCAATGGAACTTCCCATTACAGTTACTGCGAAGTTTCTATCAACTGTAAAAAGACTAAGACGCATAAAGTCGGCGAGAAGAATTAAAATGTAAGGCAAAAACAAAAGGGAAAGGAAGCGCCTTCATTGACTTCTTCTATATAGGGGAGTTATACTTTTCATCAAAGGTATCCATCCTTGCATGATAAGCAAGGGACATTTTGGGGCTTTACTAAATCGATTTAGTGAAAAGTGTTAATAAGAAAGAGCTTTCTTTGACCTAAGGAAATTGCGATAATATGCACATTTTAATTGAAAACGCTTCACTGACGTGGAGAGAAATCTTTAAGGGGGATGATGTACAATGCCACAACAAAACTGGGGAATTCTAGGTCCTGGGACAATTGCCAGGGAATTTGCGGTTGCAATAAACGAAGTAAATGGAAAAATCGCCGCAGTTGGAGGTAGAAAGCTGGAAAAAGCCCAACAATTTGCCGAGGAATTTAACATCGACAAAGTTTACGGCAGTTATGATGAACTATTGCAAGATGAGAATTTGGACATAATTTATATTGCAACACCTCACACGTTTCATTATCAATATATCATGGAGAGTCTAAGACAAAATAAGCATGTTCTTTGTGAAAAATCAATTACCGTCAATTCGAAGCAGCTCCAGGAAATTGTCGAGTTGGCAGAAGAAAAGAATCTGGTAGTTGCTGAGGCCATGACGATATTCCATATGCCGGTGTACCGGAAAGCAAGGGAAATCTTGCAGTCTGGTAAACTGGGAAAACTGCGAATGATTCAAGTGTCACATGGGAGTTACAAAGACCCCGATCCTGCCAACCGGTTCTTCAACCCGGACCTGGCTGGCGGGGCTATGCTGGATATAGGAACGTATGCTTTATCCTTGTCCCGTTTTTTCTTATCCGAGCAGCCTGACTACGTAGAGAGTACAGTGAAAAAATTTCAAACCGGAGTGGACGAACAAGTAGGTATTCTGTTGAAAAATAAAGCAGATGAAATGGCGACCATTTCGATGACACTGCGGGCGATCATGCCGAAAACCATATTGGTGGCAGGGGAAGAGGGATACATTAAAGTCGATGACTATCAACGCCCGACCAAGGCGACGATTTATTATACCCCAGAGGACCGGACAGAGGTAATCGAAGCAGGCGAATCGGAAAAAGCATTCCATTACGAAGTAGAAGCTATGAATGATTACGTTGCGAATAACCGTAGAAATGATACGCTGCGACTATCTGTTGATGTCATGAAATTGATGGACGAAGTTCGTAAGCAAGGCAATGTGCGTTATTCTTTTGAATGAATAGGATGTTTATAAGGGCGTCGCATGGAAGGATATTCTGTGTGGCGCTTTTTTGCGTTATATAAGATCTACCAACTATATTGGACGACAGGTTGGAATGGAACGATTAATAAGACCTCCGTTCTGTAGGAAGCATTTTTGGTGACAAAAGATGCAGTGGGAATAAGGATAGGATTGTATTGGGTAATCTTGTAACTTGTTTACATGTGACTCAAGAAGATCGGCAGTCGCTGAAACCAAAACGGTTTTCATTCCGTAAGAAAGAGGGAGGAGCAAAAAATGAATAGGCTGCCTTTCATTCTTCGTCGAGAAAAGAGACTATGGTAGAATGAAAGCAGTGTGTAAATGAAAGGTTTAGAGGGGGAGAAGAGTGGAAAATCAAACGTTTAACATGAATACCCAACAGAAGGCAAAGCTGAAGAAATTCGGCGGATTCTTCGGGAAATTGATTGGTTTCCTTGTCATATTATTGATTCTGGGCGTTTTGTCATTGCACTGGATCACCGATTATATATGGATGGATTCGCTAGGGTTTAAGCAGGTGTACACAACAATCCTCGGCAGCAAGGTACTACTTGGCGTAATCGGGTTTGTTGTATTTGCGGCGTTGACCTGGATAACGGCAGCATGGATCCGGAAATCGTTCTTGAAACAATTTAATCCATCACAGTTGCCGTCATTGATACGCAGCAAGCGATTGAGTATATTCACCATTCTATGCATTTCATTGTTTGTGGGATTCATCGGAAGCAGTATCGTACAAGGATTCGGCTGGGAGCTTTGGTTGAAGTTTCTTAACCATACTTCATTTAATATAACCGATCCGCATTTTGGTATGGATATTTCGTTTTATATGTTTATTTTGCCGTTTGTTCAATTTGCGGTGAATACACTGATCGGTTTAGCGTTCTTTTTGCTGCTTGCCGAAATCGGAGCTTATTCCGTTTTCCATATGTATCGAATCAGCCGTTCCGCGCAACTGCAACTTGGAATTACTTTGGGAAGCATTGGTTTATTGATGGCTGTATCCCATGTGCTTGAACCATATAGCACGATGCTGACCAATAAGGTCAACCTCTTCCAAGAGAGCGTCGTACATGGTATGAGCTATACCGACAAAGTTATCAACATCCCTGCGGCCTACGTCATGGCCGCTGTCGCCGTGATTGGCACAGTTTGGGTGATCGTCTCGCTTATGCGCGGACGATTGAAGGCAATGCTGATACCGGTTATTGCTTATATGGCGATTGGTGTCGTAGCAGAAGGGGCTTCCATCATTGTGCAAAATTATGTCGTGTCTCCTAACGAATTTTCGAAAGAAAGTCCTTATTTGGAACATAACCTGGAATTTACCCGGGTAGCTTACGACCTGGATAACATTGAAGAATTTGAACACCCGGGGAACGAGTCGCTTGATCAAGCAATGGTCGAACGCAATGAACTGACGATCAATAATGTGCGGATCAATGATGCAAGGCCGATTCTCGATATATACAATCAATTGCAAACCTTCCGGACTTACTATCAATTCAATGACATAGATATCGACCGTTATCAAATCGACGGCGAGTATCAACAAGTATTTCTTGGTGCCAGGGAATTGAACACCGTCGATCTGCCTTCTCAGGCGAAAACATGGGTGAACGAAAACCTGCGTTATACACACGGTTACGGCATCGCAATGAGTGACGTGAATCAAATTACCTCGCAGGGACAGCCGGAATATTTACTGAAAAATGTTCCTTCAGAAGGTGCTATGGACGTGGAGAGACCTCAGATTTATTTTGGGGAAGAAAACTATGATAACGTCATCGTGAATAGTGAAGTGGATGAATTCGACTATCCTGCCGGCGATGAAAATATGTCGACCAGGTACGAAGCGGATAAAGGGATAGCTTTATCAGGTTTAAACAGGCTGCTGTTCGCCTTGGACGCTGGTTCGTTTAGAATGTTCGTTTCTGATCAGTTGAACAGTGACAGCCAGCTGTTGGCAACGCGTAACATTATGGACCGAGTCGAGCGGATAGCACCGTTCTTGGAATATGATGAAGACCCTTATATTTTTGTCCGCGATGATGGCAGCATGGCATGGATGATCGATGCTTATCTGACAGCAGATCGTTATCCGTATTCCGAAGCACATCAAGGTAATGAAAGCTATATCCGCAACTCGGTAAAAGTGACGGTGGATGCTTACAGCGGGGAAGTCCATTTTTATGCAGCCGAGCCGGACGAACCGCTGCTTCAAACCTATCAAAAGATGTTCCCGGATTTGTTTACCGAAGAAATACCGGAAGACGTTGCGGCGCATTTCCGGTACCCGATCGATATGTTTAAAATCCAGGCGAAAATGTATGGTACGTACCACATGTCCAATCTGGAAGTATTCTACAATCGGGAAGATTACTGGCAATTTCCAACCGAGAAATATTTCAATGAAGATGTAGAAATGGAGCCGTATTATATTACAATGAAGCTTCCGGAAGCGGAAGAGGAAGAGTTTGTGCTGATGATGCCTTATACACCGAGAAACAGACAAAACATGGTGGCATGGATGGGTGTCCGAAACGATGGGGAGAATTATGGCGAGACTTTTGTCTATCGTTTTCCGAAGCAGCGGAACGTATATGGTCCGCAACAAATTGAAAACCGGATCAATCAGGATAGTACGATTTCCCAACAGTTGAACTTATGGTCTCAGGGTGGATCGGAAGTCATCCGCGGAAATCTGCTGGCCATTCCGCTTGAGGATACCGTCATCTATGTGGAACCGATATACATCGAGTCTTCCAACGAAACCTCATTGCCTGAAGTAAAGCAAATCATTCTAGCCTATGGCGATGAAATCGTCATGGAACCGACTTTTGATCAGGCGATGGAGCGGATGCTCGGCTTGATTGACCCGAATGTCGAACTTGATGAGGGAGAAGGCGGCACAGACGGCAATGATCAAGTAGATGAAATCATGGGATCAGAACAGATTTTGGAAGAAATTTCTTCTTTGTTCGACCAATACCAGCAGG
Encoded proteins:
- a CDS encoding aminoglycoside N(3)-acetyltransferase; this encodes MSEASAVKKVDRPNTRTSLHHQFKELGLKEGMVVIVHSSLSSLGWVCGGSTAVIQALMDTVGEEGTIVMPAQTAENSDPSNWEMPPVPEEWWETIRAEMPAFDPDVTPTRGMGSIAETFRGFPGVKRSNHPTYSFTAWGKHAGEIIHEQPLTAGFGEDSPLAKIYQLDGFSLLLGVGHDSNTSLHLAEHAVPHKKKLEKGTALLEKEKRVWRTYEEIDYDSELFAELGREYEQAHTVAAAKVGAAEAKLIRQRPLVDYAREWLKHKH
- a CDS encoding multicopper oxidase family protein, producing the protein MSPTLEKFVDRLPIMKVLQPNHRTKNGPYYEVRMEEFRQKLHKDLPPTRLWGYNRQFPGPTFEVKQDEPIRVRWTNHLPNRHILPIDGSVHNVANEPQVRTVVHLHGSETKPDSDGYPEAWFTNGFKETGPSFSREVYEYPNHQQATTLWYHDHAMGITRLNVYAGLAGMYIIRSEQEKALQLPAGKFEIPLLIQDRSFNNDGSLAYPRQPDDAAANLPNPSIVPAFLGDTILVNGKVWPFLEVEPRKYRFRILNGSNTRSYQLMLDSGQPFYQIGSDGGLLKNTVKIEQIGVEPAERVDVIVDFSKLKGKTVVIKNNLGANADPDDPTGDIMQFRVTKPLSRKDTSKIPRHLSRIPSLKQNNITAIRQLKLVGSTDEYDRPLLLLDNKKWHDPVTEKPELGTTEIWSLVNVTNFTHPIHIHLVQFQVLDRRPFDLERYNLDGKIVYTGTATAPALNERGWKDTIAAPSAQITRVIAKFAPYNGDYVWHCHILEHEDYDMMRPFTVIDPDE
- a CDS encoding NUDIX hydrolase — translated: MNPTQIVKRLQDHEPAVLGSEEFAKFAVLLPLIEKEGELQVVFEVRSHTLRRQPGDICFPGGKIDPDDGSAKEAAIRETVEELGIKSEEITEVHPIDYMVSPFGMIVYPFTGFMDEKANISLNPQEVEEIFTVPLSFFLKTKPVIHDVNMHIEPKEDFPFELVAGGRDYEWRPLKMEEYFYQYEDKVIWGLTARIIAHFASLVNS
- a CDS encoding potassium channel family protein, encoding MKPSRKEFAIIGLGRFGGTLCKELAESDIDVLAIDKSPERIQEYASIASHVVVMDAVDEQSLQSVGISNFDCAVISFGEDIQSSILASLLLKEMGMKKVWVKARNESHQKVLEKIGVDKIINPEQDMAKRIAHHIVSDQIVDYIELSKRHSMMEVIATKNMVGKAIGNLDITRKYFCRTIAIKKDEETLVMEPSLDTKIEHGDILIIMGENERLNRLEVGGV
- a CDS encoding Bcr/CflA family efflux MFS transporter, which produces MLQNPTGKERLSLALLLGMLAIMGPLNIDMYLPSFPDIASDLHASASLVQLSLTTCLIGLATGQVIIGPISDAVGRRKPLLIGITLFALASILCAFAPNIFTLIAARFLQGMTASAGVVLSRAVVRDVFTGRELTKFYALLMVILAAAPMIAPMAGGAILLLPFASWHTIFYFLSLLGLLIVMTVFFRLKETLPPEKRIPSSIGNTIKTMGSLFKDRSFIGYAIIVGFVHGGSFAYVSGTPFVYQGIYGVSPQVFGILFGINGLAIMSGSSIVGRFGGIIHERNLLRIAVCTAATATAIILFISIIEGPLTLLVIAIFIYMTTMGMTLTSSFTLAMEHQGHRAGSASAVLGLLPLLIGSVASPLVGMDETSAVPMGLILFISSFIGFTAFFTLTKKPAKVNG
- a CDS encoding Gfo/Idh/MocA family protein, yielding MPQQNWGILGPGTIAREFAVAINEVNGKIAAVGGRKLEKAQQFAEEFNIDKVYGSYDELLQDENLDIIYIATPHTFHYQYIMESLRQNKHVLCEKSITVNSKQLQEIVELAEEKNLVVAEAMTIFHMPVYRKAREILQSGKLGKLRMIQVSHGSYKDPDPANRFFNPDLAGGAMLDIGTYALSLSRFFLSEQPDYVESTVKKFQTGVDEQVGILLKNKADEMATISMTLRAIMPKTILVAGEEGYIKVDDYQRPTKATIYYTPEDRTEVIEAGESEKAFHYEVEAMNDYVANNRRNDTLRLSVDVMKLMDEVRKQGNVRYSFE
- a CDS encoding UPF0182 family membrane protein; the encoded protein is MENQTFNMNTQQKAKLKKFGGFFGKLIGFLVILLILGVLSLHWITDYIWMDSLGFKQVYTTILGSKVLLGVIGFVVFAALTWITAAWIRKSFLKQFNPSQLPSLIRSKRLSIFTILCISLFVGFIGSSIVQGFGWELWLKFLNHTSFNITDPHFGMDISFYMFILPFVQFAVNTLIGLAFFLLLAEIGAYSVFHMYRISRSAQLQLGITLGSIGLLMAVSHVLEPYSTMLTNKVNLFQESVVHGMSYTDKVINIPAAYVMAAVAVIGTVWVIVSLMRGRLKAMLIPVIAYMAIGVVAEGASIIVQNYVVSPNEFSKESPYLEHNLEFTRVAYDLDNIEEFEHPGNESLDQAMVERNELTINNVRINDARPILDIYNQLQTFRTYYQFNDIDIDRYQIDGEYQQVFLGARELNTVDLPSQAKTWVNENLRYTHGYGIAMSDVNQITSQGQPEYLLKNVPSEGAMDVERPQIYFGEENYDNVIVNSEVDEFDYPAGDENMSTRYEADKGIALSGLNRLLFALDAGSFRMFVSDQLNSDSQLLATRNIMDRVERIAPFLEYDEDPYIFVRDDGSMAWMIDAYLTADRYPYSEAHQGNESYIRNSVKVTVDAYSGEVHFYAAEPDEPLLQTYQKMFPDLFTEEIPEDVAAHFRYPIDMFKIQAKMYGTYHMSNLEVFYNREDYWQFPTEKYFNEDVEMEPYYITMKLPEAEEEEFVLMMPYTPRNRQNMVAWMGVRNDGENYGETFVYRFPKQRNVYGPQQIENRINQDSTISQQLNLWSQGGSEVIRGNLLAIPLEDTVIYVEPIYIESSNETSLPEVKQIILAYGDEIVMEPTFDQAMERMLGLIDPNVELDEGEGGTDGNDQVDEIMGSEQILEEISSLFDQYQQEMSEGNWEKAGAIMSQIEERLSEREDQQAETEGTEQTEDPPEQAGDEDQQD